One segment of Methanolinea mesophila DNA contains the following:
- a CDS encoding roadblock/LC7 domain-containing protein codes for MKLPQGQVLGSIEDPLQKNSLQNLLTFVGVIEISMETGKGYILADRGNIFAACFRDDSGIFQGKDALARLKEQGSIRDRNLLFTLRVYTDDEFAEANEAFVNAGMQISHPQERTASTVKNIIDRDKLARLLEQPGVIAVSIFFEGFAVQSMGEADFDQVAAVAEDLLRASRKIADDLRIGELDQVLLETGENKCIIAPYQDLYICLITRNDANLGLIRLALRNLTKGV; via the coding sequence ATGAAATTGCCCCAGGGACAAGTGCTGGGGTCGATTGAGGATCCTCTCCAGAAGAATTCGTTGCAGAACCTCCTCACATTTGTGGGGGTGATCGAGATCTCCATGGAAACAGGAAAGGGATATATCCTCGCCGACCGGGGGAATATTTTTGCAGCCTGTTTTAGGGACGACTCTGGAATATTTCAGGGAAAAGATGCACTCGCCCGGTTGAAAGAACAGGGTTCGATCCGGGACCGGAATCTTTTGTTTACATTGCGAGTCTATACCGACGACGAATTCGCCGAGGCAAATGAGGCATTTGTGAACGCGGGAATGCAGATCAGCCATCCACAGGAGCGGACCGCCTCGACGGTGAAAAACATCATCGACCGGGATAAACTTGCGAGACTGCTCGAACAGCCTGGGGTAATCGCGGTCTCGATTTTTTTTGAGGGTTTCGCGGTCCAGTCGATGGGAGAAGCGGATTTCGATCAGGTTGCCGCAGTGGCCGAGGATCTGCTCAGGGCAAGCAGGAAGATCGCAGACGACCTCAGGATCGGAGAACTCGACCAGGTCCTCCTGGAGACCGGGGAGAACAAATGCATCATCGCCCCCTACCAGGACCTCTACATCTGCCTGATTACCCGAAACGATGCGAATCTGGGCCTGATCCGGCTTGCGCTCAGAAATCTGACCAAAGGGGTGTGA
- a CDS encoding type II secretion system F family protein has translation MNSFERFCFRLLGDWVGKRRDKYAELRKDLVSARMKVPFEVYLSTAFFSSFLAGIIGAVVLGFITYAFNLPQMIIYRGAVPQFVFVLSQYSQIIGTILAVIVSFAVIAGVTYLVFLVYPNIVAGTRKRNIDATLPYAINYITAMSTAGIPPAEVFRQLGSSTIYGESATEARFIAMEIDLFGKDLIDAIRLISATTPSLRMKEFLQGAMGAISSGSDLTEYFRTKAEQYSLENRQTQKVFLDTLGLIAESYVTAMVAGPLFLIILQSIMSILSHQTQPFFLYIIIYMMIPFGSIMFVILISSMTPEQ, from the coding sequence ATGAATAGTTTCGAACGCTTCTGTTTCCGCCTCCTGGGAGACTGGGTGGGGAAACGGAGGGATAAATACGCCGAGCTGCGAAAGGACCTCGTATCCGCCAGGATGAAGGTACCGTTCGAGGTCTACCTCTCTACGGCGTTTTTCAGTTCGTTCCTGGCGGGGATCATCGGAGCGGTGGTGCTGGGATTCATCACCTACGCCTTCAACCTCCCCCAGATGATCATCTACCGGGGAGCGGTCCCCCAGTTCGTGTTCGTGCTCTCCCAGTACAGCCAGATCATCGGCACCATCCTCGCGGTAATCGTCTCTTTCGCGGTAATCGCCGGAGTAACCTATCTTGTATTCCTTGTATATCCCAACATCGTGGCAGGAACCCGGAAGAGGAACATCGACGCCACGCTCCCTTATGCCATCAACTACATCACGGCGATGTCAACGGCCGGTATCCCTCCGGCGGAGGTATTCCGGCAACTTGGGAGCAGTACCATTTACGGTGAGAGCGCCACGGAGGCCCGGTTCATCGCCATGGAGATAGACCTCTTCGGCAAGGACCTCATCGATGCCATCCGGCTCATATCCGCCACCACCCCGAGTCTCCGGATGAAAGAGTTCCTCCAGGGGGCGATGGGGGCGATTTCCAGCGGGAGCGACCTCACCGAGTATTTCAGGACCAAGGCCGAGCAGTATTCGCTCGAGAACCGGCAGACGCAGAAGGTGTTCCTCGACACCCTGGGACTTATCGCGGAATCCTATGTCACCGCGATGGTGGCGGGGCCCCTTTTCCTGATCATCCTCCAGTCGATCATGTCCATCCTCTCTCACCAGACGCAGCCGTTCTTCCTCTACATCATCATCTACATGATGATCCCGTTCGGGAGCATCATGTTCGTCATCCTGATCAGTTCAATGACTCCGGAGCAGTGA
- the hisS gene encoding histidine--tRNA ligase encodes MLQKPRGTRDFLPDEMERRRMVEARLREAARRWGYREVCTPEFEELELFTLRSGEGIIQEMYVFEDKGGRSLALRPELTAPVLRMYVNEGKTLKKPLRWFYFADCFRYERPQKGRYRQFWQFGAELIGADSATAEAEAVMLGSDLLNATGVKFDLQVGHLSLMRSLVAHLVPDEQRRIRMYLDKKDRTGLAEYLDGLGMRDLEESLVALIEARSLEEALEVTGPIPDARKIGEVFSMLDAAGVSYTLNAGIARGLDYYTGTVFEAFAENLGAENQILGGGAYRLAHLFGGEDTPSCGFAIGFDRVMVALGEIPGPRHTVAGVAHTAEGRDYAIRVAARFRDAGIRTELDLSGKGIGAQLSNIARHADFALIIGEKEAEQKMVTLKNLASGEQKTVPLETAVREVETGVTGR; translated from the coding sequence ATGCTGCAAAAACCGAGAGGCACCCGGGACTTTTTACCGGACGAAATGGAGCGGAGGAGAATGGTGGAAGCCCGGTTGCGCGAGGCCGCCCGCCGCTGGGGCTACCGTGAGGTCTGCACCCCCGAGTTCGAGGAGCTCGAGCTCTTCACCCTGCGTTCCGGTGAAGGGATCATCCAGGAGATGTACGTGTTCGAAGACAAGGGAGGAAGGTCGCTTGCACTCCGTCCCGAACTCACCGCCCCGGTCCTTCGCATGTACGTCAACGAGGGGAAAACACTCAAAAAGCCGCTAAGGTGGTTCTATTTTGCGGACTGCTTCCGGTATGAGCGTCCCCAGAAGGGGAGATACCGCCAGTTCTGGCAGTTCGGTGCGGAACTGATCGGGGCCGACTCCGCGACCGCCGAGGCCGAGGCGGTCATGCTCGGGTCGGACCTGCTGAACGCGACCGGGGTGAAGTTCGATCTGCAGGTGGGCCACCTCTCCCTGATGCGGTCCCTCGTGGCACACCTGGTCCCGGATGAACAGCGCAGGATCAGGATGTACCTTGACAAGAAGGACCGGACCGGGCTTGCGGAGTACCTGGACGGCCTTGGTATGCGTGACCTGGAGGAGTCCCTGGTCGCGCTGATAGAGGCGCGTTCCCTTGAGGAGGCACTGGAAGTCACCGGACCCATCCCCGATGCCCGGAAGATAGGTGAGGTGTTCTCCATGCTCGACGCGGCGGGGGTCAGTTACACCCTCAATGCGGGGATAGCCCGGGGACTGGATTACTATACCGGGACGGTCTTCGAGGCGTTCGCGGAGAACCTCGGAGCCGAGAACCAGATTCTCGGCGGGGGGGCCTACCGGCTCGCCCACCTCTTCGGAGGTGAAGACACCCCCTCCTGCGGGTTCGCAATAGGGTTCGACAGGGTGATGGTCGCGCTGGGCGAGATCCCCGGCCCGCGCCATACCGTGGCGGGTGTTGCCCATACGGCGGAAGGCCGGGACTATGCCATCCGGGTGGCGGCAAGGTTCCGCGACGCGGGGATCAGGACGGAACTCGACCTCTCGGGGAAGGGAATAGGGGCCCAGCTTTCAAATATCGCCCGTCATGCAGACTTCGCCCTCATTATCGGGGAGAAGGAGGCGGAACAGAAGATGGTCACCCTGAAGAACCTTGCCTCCGGCGAGCAGAAGACGGTCCCGCTGGAAACAGCGGTCAGGGAGGTGGAAACCGGTGTCACTGGCCGATGA
- a CDS encoding DNA topoisomerase VI subunit B has protein sequence MSLADELAKKQRSISVAEFFEKNKHLLGFDSPVRGIITTVKEAVDNSLDACEEAMVLPDIYIGIKKVSGEVYRIIVEDNGPGIVPDQIPYVFGKLLYGSRFHQIKQSRGQQGIGISAAVLYAQLTTGVPTTVISRTGAGSPAWRFEIQIDIESNEPEIIRREETEWDRTHGTRVQIEFRSTLAAKKRLLDYLKYTSIVNPHARIRVEMDDEAFLFERVSDEVIACPEPIQPHPHGIEIGNLKRMLAYSDDTLEDFLVNGFARVGTKTAREMCRLAGLQGDMKARTLTPGQQKSLIDAMQQVRVPAPPTTQCLSPIGETLIVQGLEKEIQMDFVSARTRPSSVYAGNPFMVEAAIGYGGKLPPEGNAQILRFANRVPLVYQQGACAITGCIAGINWKTYGISQSGLPIGPLLILVHIASTNVPFTSESKDAVASIPEIEREVTLALQDLGRELKTYLSRRDKSRLQEDRARAVCAIIPEIAAKVAEIVELPPPDISPIEGKIMRKLVTRRETRDGKVVIEVRNYTDQKGAVTLYDTSADTAEDATVKPDFSTQMEQEFTKVWQVPIEPGSVWRVEYSGSGGGSLDIRGIDQKYVVTVDLDV, from the coding sequence GTGTCACTGGCCGATGAACTGGCCAAGAAACAACGGAGCATAAGCGTCGCAGAGTTTTTCGAGAAGAACAAGCACCTGCTCGGCTTCGACTCCCCGGTCCGGGGGATCATCACCACCGTCAAGGAGGCGGTGGACAATTCCCTGGATGCCTGCGAGGAGGCCATGGTCCTTCCCGACATTTACATCGGGATCAAGAAAGTGTCCGGGGAGGTCTATCGGATTATCGTCGAGGATAACGGGCCGGGGATCGTCCCCGACCAGATCCCCTACGTGTTCGGTAAACTGCTCTACGGGTCGAGGTTTCACCAGATCAAGCAAAGCCGCGGGCAGCAGGGGATCGGGATCAGTGCGGCGGTGCTCTATGCACAGCTCACCACCGGGGTGCCCACAACGGTGATCTCCCGGACGGGGGCGGGATCACCCGCCTGGAGGTTCGAGATCCAGATCGATATCGAGTCGAACGAACCGGAGATCATCCGCCGGGAGGAGACGGAGTGGGACCGCACCCACGGGACCCGGGTGCAGATCGAGTTCCGGAGCACGCTCGCCGCAAAGAAGAGGCTCCTCGATTACCTGAAATATACCTCAATCGTCAACCCCCATGCCCGGATCCGGGTGGAGATGGATGACGAGGCGTTCCTCTTCGAGCGGGTGAGCGACGAGGTAATCGCCTGCCCCGAACCGATACAGCCCCATCCCCACGGAATAGAGATCGGGAACCTGAAACGGATGCTCGCCTACTCGGATGACACGCTGGAAGACTTCCTGGTCAACGGCTTCGCCCGGGTGGGGACCAAGACCGCCCGGGAGATGTGCCGGCTCGCCGGCCTCCAGGGTGATATGAAGGCCAGGACACTTACGCCGGGACAGCAGAAGAGCCTGATCGATGCGATGCAGCAGGTCAGGGTCCCCGCTCCGCCGACCACGCAGTGCCTCTCACCGATAGGCGAAACGCTGATCGTCCAGGGACTGGAGAAAGAGATCCAGATGGACTTCGTGAGCGCCAGGACAAGGCCGAGTTCGGTGTACGCGGGCAACCCGTTCATGGTGGAGGCTGCGATTGGGTACGGGGGGAAACTTCCCCCGGAGGGAAACGCCCAGATCCTCCGGTTTGCAAACCGGGTCCCGCTGGTCTACCAGCAGGGCGCATGCGCCATCACCGGGTGTATCGCGGGGATAAACTGGAAGACCTATGGGATCTCCCAGAGCGGCCTTCCTATCGGGCCCCTCCTGATCCTGGTCCATATCGCCTCCACCAATGTCCCCTTCACCAGCGAGAGCAAGGATGCCGTGGCATCCATCCCGGAGATCGAACGGGAGGTCACCCTTGCCCTGCAGGACCTGGGACGGGAGCTCAAGACCTATCTTTCCCGGCGCGACAAGAGCCGCCTCCAGGAAGACCGGGCCAGGGCGGTGTGTGCGATCATCCCCGAGATCGCTGCGAAAGTAGCGGAGATCGTGGAACTGCCGCCTCCCGATATCTCCCCCATCGAAGGCAAGATCATGCGGAAACTGGTGACCCGGCGGGAGACCCGCGACGGGAAGGTGGTCATCGAAGTGAGGAACTACACCGACCAGAAAGGCGCGGTCACTCTCTACGACACCTCTGCCGACACCGCAGAGGACGCTACCGTAAAACCCGACTTTTCAACGCAGATGGAACAGGAGTTCACCAAGGTCTGGCAGGTCCCGATAGAGCCGGGTTCGGTATGGAGAGTTGAGTACTCCGGGTCAGGCGGGGGGAGCCTGGATATCCGCGGAATCGACCAGAAATACGTAGTGACGGTGGATCTCGATGTCTAA
- a CDS encoding ABC transporter permease has translation MSYLIYVAGFGAAVVFFLWLRDARIFFRTGLAEYRTAAYRGVVYGAIALLGVMVTLYSTLELLGLGIILAALYLQGRIKKPNVWTGETTLERFLGSVRVQNRKPAK, from the coding sequence ATGAGTTATCTGATTTATGTCGCAGGATTCGGGGCGGCGGTGGTCTTTTTCCTGTGGCTACGGGACGCACGGATCTTCTTCCGGACAGGACTTGCCGAATACCGGACGGCGGCCTACCGGGGGGTCGTGTACGGGGCGATAGCCCTGCTCGGGGTCATGGTAACCCTGTATTCCACGCTAGAACTGCTGGGTCTGGGGATCATCCTCGCCGCGCTGTACCTCCAGGGGAGAATCAAAAAGCCGAATGTCTGGACCGGCGAGACGACCCTGGAACGGTTTCTCGGCAGTGTCCGGGTACAGAACAGGAAACCGGCAAAATAG
- a CDS encoding ATPase, T2SS/T4P/T4SS family encodes MAEKEKEGARSWRKLFGKEKAGEEPVAGPDQSGPPAKDNAAAGTSPEEVLETLITRLGISLEQPRPGAPATPGFSVPFPVVEQATPAGEGGAAKARVVPQGKPESPPEEPIEQLLQRLVNKPAEPAAEKEASGPAKSPGEGPGAEQPAALPRKPAPAPVEEPVKSPPPAPVEVPREEPPAIPVTKTEGSPEGEPIEQLLQRLVNKPGELKEEKPVEAKNIPEPEEATVPAAEEELPARPPGSPAPMTVPVAEPAPPVFEEAAESGEAGEIAPPQAAGPEFTPAKKTIWSEGNAGEAEGGVISIDQIDDLSGLILPRGASFEIDELKIRNQSGIFSPKGTEGIPFQSEELRKSDISQSGMRTIAQEAAGVEAEGEKKSAFSKLNILSVIRHEVVEYNPRIHGPMVNLKWRPKPGMEEIEMYPVNEPYAYVRIIYDHATHEYTYEVLEPELSPAEIDLFREIKERIFERLDINTTDVIADFAKKTLRSATDDIIADFGIKLTPLEREKILYQMYKEFLGNGKIDPIMHDRYIEDISCDGVNTHLFVYHSRYESMRTNLEYKSAEELDSFVTKLAQKSGKYISIAEPMLDATMSDGSRIQMTLGHEVTAHGSTFTIRKFRDEPISPTDLIEWSTFSPLSIAFLWLAVESGKSAIFAGGTASGKTTSLNAISLFIPPLAKIVTLEDTRELKLPHPNWIPSVTRASFDTAGKGEIDMYELLRAALRQRPEYIIVGEVRGREALTLFQAMSTGHVTYSTMHADSVASIVHRLENPPLNVPRNMLSALDIVCVQVQARVGGQRIRRNKQLIEILDLDPRTNELITNEVFKWHPSTDEITYSGKSFILEEIMEERGWDESRMREELKMRQEVLEWMRIKKIRNYQDVSNILIQYHREPASVMERVRADLYE; translated from the coding sequence ATGGCAGAAAAAGAGAAGGAAGGGGCACGATCGTGGCGGAAACTCTTCGGGAAAGAGAAGGCGGGCGAAGAGCCGGTCGCAGGACCGGACCAGTCGGGACCCCCGGCAAAGGACAATGCCGCGGCAGGAACATCACCGGAGGAAGTTCTTGAAACGCTGATAACGCGGCTGGGTATTTCGCTCGAACAACCGAGACCCGGGGCCCCGGCGACCCCCGGATTTTCCGTGCCCTTCCCGGTGGTTGAACAGGCTACCCCTGCAGGGGAAGGAGGAGCAGCGAAAGCCCGGGTGGTTCCGCAGGGGAAACCTGAAAGTCCCCCGGAAGAGCCGATAGAACAGTTGCTTCAGCGACTGGTGAACAAACCGGCAGAACCTGCTGCAGAGAAAGAGGCTTCCGGACCGGCGAAGTCACCGGGAGAGGGGCCGGGAGCAGAGCAGCCCGCGGCACTGCCCCGGAAACCTGCGCCCGCCCCGGTTGAGGAACCCGTGAAGAGTCCTCCACCTGCTCCGGTTGAAGTACCAAGGGAGGAACCGCCCGCGATTCCTGTAACAAAAACGGAAGGATCTCCGGAGGGGGAGCCGATTGAACAACTGCTCCAGCGACTGGTGAATAAACCCGGTGAGCTGAAGGAGGAGAAACCGGTTGAGGCGAAAAATATTCCTGAACCGGAAGAAGCGACCGTACCTGCGGCTGAAGAAGAATTGCCTGCGCGTCCCCCGGGTTCTCCCGCCCCGATGACGGTACCCGTCGCGGAGCCCGCTCCTCCGGTGTTTGAAGAAGCGGCGGAGAGCGGGGAAGCCGGTGAGATCGCCCCGCCCCAGGCCGCGGGACCGGAGTTCACTCCTGCAAAGAAGACCATCTGGTCCGAGGGGAATGCGGGGGAGGCAGAAGGAGGCGTAATCTCCATCGACCAGATCGATGACCTCTCCGGGCTGATCCTTCCACGCGGAGCTTCATTCGAGATCGATGAACTGAAGATCCGGAACCAGTCGGGCATATTCTCTCCCAAAGGGACGGAGGGAATTCCGTTCCAGAGTGAGGAGCTCCGGAAGAGCGACATATCCCAGTCCGGCATGCGGACGATAGCCCAGGAGGCCGCCGGAGTGGAGGCGGAGGGTGAGAAAAAGAGCGCGTTCAGCAAACTGAACATACTCAGCGTGATCCGCCATGAAGTCGTGGAGTACAACCCCCGGATCCACGGCCCGATGGTCAACCTGAAATGGCGGCCAAAACCGGGAATGGAGGAGATCGAGATGTATCCCGTCAATGAACCCTATGCATATGTCCGGATCATCTACGACCACGCCACCCACGAGTATACCTACGAGGTCCTCGAGCCCGAACTCTCCCCGGCAGAGATAGACCTTTTCAGGGAGATCAAGGAACGCATATTCGAACGGCTCGATATCAATACCACCGATGTAATCGCGGATTTCGCCAAAAAAACCCTCCGCTCCGCAACCGACGATATCATCGCCGACTTCGGGATCAAGCTGACCCCCCTCGAACGGGAGAAGATCCTCTACCAGATGTACAAGGAATTCCTCGGAAACGGCAAGATCGATCCCATCATGCACGACCGGTACATCGAGGATATCTCCTGCGACGGGGTGAACACCCACCTCTTCGTGTACCATTCCCGATACGAGTCGATGAGGACCAATCTCGAGTACAAGAGCGCCGAGGAACTGGACTCGTTCGTGACCAAGCTCGCCCAGAAATCAGGGAAGTACATCTCGATCGCAGAACCCATGCTCGATGCCACCATGAGCGACGGCTCGAGGATCCAGATGACCCTCGGCCACGAGGTGACCGCCCATGGATCGACCTTCACCATTCGTAAATTCAGGGACGAGCCTATCAGCCCCACGGACCTTATCGAATGGTCGACTTTCTCCCCGCTCTCGATCGCATTCCTGTGGCTTGCGGTCGAGAGCGGCAAGTCCGCCATCTTTGCCGGCGGGACCGCGTCGGGAAAGACCACCTCGCTCAACGCCATCTCCCTGTTCATTCCCCCTCTCGCGAAGATCGTCACCCTCGAGGACACCCGGGAATTAAAGCTCCCCCATCCCAACTGGATCCCCTCGGTCACCAGGGCTTCGTTCGATACGGCGGGGAAGGGCGAGATCGACATGTACGAGCTCCTCCGGGCGGCACTCAGGCAGCGTCCGGAATATATCATCGTGGGTGAAGTGAGAGGCCGGGAGGCCCTTACCCTCTTCCAGGCGATGAGCACCGGGCACGTGACGTATTCCACCATGCACGCAGATTCGGTGGCGAGTATCGTGCACAGGCTGGAGAACCCGCCCTTAAACGTCCCCCGGAACATGCTCTCGGCGCTGGACATTGTCTGTGTCCAGGTCCAGGCCAGGGTGGGCGGACAGCGGATCAGGAGGAATAAGCAGTTGATCGAGATCCTCGATCTTGACCCGAGGACCAATGAACTGATCACCAACGAGGTCTTCAAGTGGCATCCTTCCACCGACGAGATCACCTACTCCGGCAAATCCTTCATTCTGGAAGAGATCATGGAGGAGCGGGGGTGGGACGAGAGCAGGATGAGAGAAGAACTGAAGATGCGGCAGGAAGTCCTGGAATGGATGCGTATCAAGAAGATCAGGAACTACCAGGACGTCTCGAATATCCTGATCCAGTACCACCGTGAACCGGCCTCGGTGATGGAACGAGTGCGGGCTGACCTCTATGAATAG
- a CDS encoding type II secretion system F family protein, which produces MALKDLFGGKKGGKEKDSFEVSPKVTAGSPGGKPGSSPGTPPAKSAATAPGGPWAKQPEPEKTGFFAKLFPGKKEAEVIRGSKEEQEYEKREKEIEKKLEHGRKARQGFERVIRHPLKAVLEKPINILIVTVPLAMIVFVFGTALLIRDYGVSILFYATTVDDVAIISLLIVMVPLAILDFRESQRVKHIEDALPNFFRDLAGMNDSGMTLPNAVHLVAQSEYSTLTPFIRKMDDEMSWNTTFIDAINRFRARLGTPLTDRSIDLIAKASKAGGDVSEVLRAAANDAYSFIQLRNERRNNMLIYVIIVLISFMVFVFVILILVSTFLTTMASAGSAASSAGAGAASFAGTVDLFFYTRLFSHAAMIQAVFSGLVAGQMGEGRAVAGLKYSAIMLVISWVMFRFFV; this is translated from the coding sequence ATGGCACTCAAGGATTTATTCGGGGGTAAGAAAGGGGGCAAGGAGAAGGACTCCTTTGAAGTCAGCCCCAAAGTGACCGCAGGCAGTCCCGGCGGAAAACCGGGAAGCAGTCCCGGCACACCTCCTGCAAAGAGCGCTGCCACTGCACCCGGCGGCCCGTGGGCGAAGCAGCCCGAGCCCGAGAAGACCGGCTTTTTTGCAAAGCTGTTCCCGGGGAAGAAAGAAGCCGAGGTGATCCGGGGTTCGAAAGAAGAACAAGAATACGAGAAGAGGGAGAAAGAGATCGAGAAGAAGCTCGAGCACGGCCGCAAAGCCCGGCAGGGGTTCGAGCGAGTCATCCGCCACCCTCTCAAGGCGGTACTCGAGAAACCGATCAATATCCTGATTGTCACGGTCCCCCTAGCGATGATCGTCTTCGTCTTCGGGACGGCGCTGCTCATCCGGGACTACGGGGTATCGATCCTGTTCTATGCCACCACGGTGGACGACGTAGCGATCATATCGCTCCTCATCGTGATGGTCCCCCTCGCGATCCTGGACTTCCGGGAGAGCCAGCGGGTCAAGCATATCGAGGATGCGCTGCCCAATTTCTTCCGGGACCTTGCCGGGATGAACGATTCCGGTATGACGCTCCCGAACGCGGTCCACCTCGTGGCCCAGAGCGAGTACAGCACGCTCACCCCCTTCATCAGGAAGATGGACGACGAGATGTCCTGGAACACGACGTTCATCGATGCGATCAACCGCTTCAGGGCCCGGCTCGGCACGCCTCTCACCGACCGGAGCATCGACCTGATCGCGAAGGCAAGCAAGGCAGGAGGGGATGTGAGCGAGGTGCTCCGTGCTGCGGCGAACGACGCGTACTCGTTCATCCAGCTCCGGAACGAACGGAGGAACAACATGCTGATCTACGTGATCATCGTGCTGATCTCCTTCATGGTCTTCGTGTTCGTCATCCTTATCCTGGTGAGCACCTTCCTTACTACCATGGCCAGTGCGGGAAGTGCCGCCTCGAGTGCCGGCGCAGGAGCGGCGTCGTTCGCCGGCACGGTCGACCTCTTCTTCTATACCCGGCTCTTCTCGCATGCCGCGATGATCCAGGCGGTCTTCTCCGGGCTCGTGGCAGGACAGATGGGTGAAGGGAGAGCAGTTGCCGGCCTGAAATACTCGGCGATCATGCTGGTAATTTCGTGGGTCATGTTCCGGTTCTTCGTGTGA
- a CDS encoding DNA topoisomerase IV subunit A: MSKEEMDNTAKRKLIEIACRWYDQMTGGEVPSISLPTRTKRNIEYDDESEVWKYGDRESVRSAGNAKSALHLLKMAYVIWFLKKQILENRSSTLRELYYISEGWKKAKFGAQDESNFLIEDLEILTDLQREAFHLRPEEDGATIFGPLRLKELTRRGDREIHCQDDVGEAGYQIPNNVESVDFLDHDAKFIIAIETGGMYARLIENGFDADHNAILVHLKGQPARSTRRCLNKLNEKFGIPVVVFTDGDPWSYRIYASVAYGAIKSAHMSELLATPKAQFIGVQPSDIRDYNLPSDKLTERDVAALQAELTDPRFATDYWKEQIQLQLSLNLKSEQQAFAAKGLDFVTKEYLPARLTDMGII, translated from the coding sequence ATGTCTAAGGAAGAGATGGATAACACTGCGAAGAGGAAACTGATCGAGATTGCCTGCCGGTGGTACGACCAGATGACCGGCGGGGAAGTGCCCTCGATCTCGCTGCCCACCAGGACGAAACGGAATATCGAGTACGACGACGAGAGCGAGGTATGGAAGTACGGAGACCGTGAGAGCGTCCGTTCCGCGGGAAACGCAAAAAGTGCGCTCCATCTCCTGAAGATGGCGTATGTGATATGGTTTTTGAAGAAGCAGATCCTCGAAAACCGTTCGTCGACACTGAGAGAATTGTATTATATCTCGGAAGGCTGGAAAAAGGCCAAGTTCGGGGCCCAGGACGAGAGCAACTTCTTAATCGAGGACCTGGAGATCCTGACCGACCTCCAGCGGGAGGCGTTCCATCTCCGTCCGGAGGAGGACGGGGCCACCATATTCGGGCCGCTCCGGCTAAAAGAGCTGACCAGGCGCGGCGACCGTGAGATCCACTGCCAGGACGACGTGGGCGAGGCAGGATACCAGATCCCGAACAACGTGGAGAGCGTGGATTTTCTTGACCACGATGCGAAGTTCATCATCGCCATTGAGACCGGCGGTATGTACGCCCGTCTGATCGAGAACGGCTTCGACGCGGACCATAACGCCATCCTGGTCCACCTCAAGGGCCAGCCTGCCCGTTCCACCCGGCGCTGCCTGAACAAGCTGAACGAGAAGTTCGGGATCCCGGTCGTGGTCTTCACCGACGGCGACCCCTGGTCCTACCGGATTTATGCGAGCGTCGCTTACGGGGCCATCAAGAGCGCCCACATGTCCGAACTGCTCGCGACCCCGAAGGCGCAGTTCATCGGGGTTCAGCCAAGCGATATCCGGGACTACAACCTCCCTTCCGACAAGCTCACCGAGCGGGACGTCGCCGCCTTACAGGCGGAGCTCACCGATCCCCGGTTCGCGACAGATTACTGGAAAGAGCAGATCCAGCTCCAGCTCTCCCTGAACCTGAAATCGGAACAGCAGGCCTTCGCCGCCAAGGGACTCGATTTCGTGACGAAAGAATACCTCCCCGCCCGGCTCACGGATATGGGGATAATCTGA
- a CDS encoding roadblock/LC7 domain-containing protein, with amino-acid sequence MLKQILGEFLKIEGVSAAVVVGRDGFVIESAVSGKMDIDALGAMASTGLGTSEAMGKELGKGELRQLLVELDKGPIIMSPLSADELIAIVAENESNVGRIRYELKKNKERLVAAL; translated from the coding sequence ATGCTGAAACAGATTCTTGGTGAATTTTTAAAAATCGAAGGTGTTTCTGCCGCAGTAGTGGTGGGCAGAGACGGTTTTGTCATCGAAAGTGCGGTTTCGGGTAAGATGGATATCGATGCACTCGGGGCGATGGCCTCGACGGGGCTCGGGACATCCGAAGCGATGGGAAAAGAACTGGGCAAGGGAGAGCTCCGTCAGTTGCTTGTTGAACTGGACAAGGGACCGATCATCATGTCTCCTCTCTCGGCTGACGAACTCATCGCGATTGTTGCTGAAAACGAGTCCAACGTGGGCAGGATCCGGTACGAACTGAAGAAAAACAAAGAACGCCTTGTCGCAGCACTCTGA